The following are encoded in a window of Castanea sativa cultivar Marrone di Chiusa Pesio chromosome 9, ASM4071231v1 genomic DNA:
- the LOC142609456 gene encoding protein RETICULATA-RELATED 3, chloroplastic-like, which yields MASMAAQLQIRYANNPRKYRCNNNNNNVSDSRLNAVPPASISFPHTSSSASLNFNNQKRSLNLKPNKLLPFAGGGSDGGAGIGRGGGNGGRGGGDGNGSGDDSSSSKSSGGFGILGLFLNGWRSRVAVDPQFPFKVLMEELVGVTACVLGDMASRPNFGLNELDFVFSTLVVGSILNFTIMYLLAPTLSSSSPYLPAIFASCPPSHMFEPGAYSLLNRCGTFVYKGAVFAAVGFAAGLAGTVLSNGLISMRKKMDPNFETPNKAPPTLLNSLTWALHMGINSNFRYQTLNGIEFLLAKRLPPLAFKSSVVVLRCLNNVLGGMSFVILARLTGSQSVEEAKPVAVEVGLVAEKKKLIDGGEDLQSNQSTYK from the coding sequence atggcAAGCATGGCGGCTCAGCTTCAGATTCGTTACGCTAATAATCCCAGAAAATATCgctgcaacaacaacaacaacaacgttaGCGATAGTCGATTGAATGCTGTCCCACCTGCTTCAATTTCGTTTCCACATACTTCATCATCAGCATCTCTCAATTTTAATAATCAAAAGCGTTCtctaaatctaaaacccaacAAGTTATTGCCTTTTGCCGGCGGAGGCAGCGACGGCGGCGCTGGAATCGGACGTGGCGGCGGAAATGGAGGAAGAGGTGGAGGAGATGGGAACGGTTCTGGTGATGATTCTTCATCGTCTAAGTCTTCTGGGGGATTTGGGATATTGGGTTTGTTTTTGAATGGGTGGAGATCGAGAGTTGCAGTAGATCCACAGTTTCCTTTCAAGGTTCTAATGGAAGAGTTGGTGGGTGTCACTGCTTGTGTTCTTGGAGACATGGCTTCTCGACCCAACTTTGGTCTCAACGAGCTCGATTTCGTGTTCTCAACTCTAGTTGTTGGATCCATACTTAACTTTACAATTATGTATCTATTGGCACCAACTTTGTCTTCTTCATCGCCTTATTTGCCTGCCATTTTTGCTAGCTGTCCCCCCAGCCATATGTTTGAGCCTGGTGCTTATTCACTTCTCAATCGATGTGGGACTTTTGTGTACAAAGGAGCTGTCTTTGCGGCTGTTGGGTTTGCTGCTGGGCTTGCAGGGACTGTACTTTCAAATGGGTTGATCAGTATGAGGAAGAAAATGGATCCCAATTTTGAGACCCCCAACAAGGCTCCTCCAACTCTGTTGAATTCACTCACTTGGGCTCTTCACATGGGGATTAATAGTAATTTCAGGTACCAGACTTTGAATGGGATCGAGTTCTTGTTGGCTAAGAGGTTACCTCCATTGGCGTTTAAGTCCTCAGTGGTGGTTCTGAGATGCTTGAACAATGTTCTTGGTGGGATGTCCTTTGTGATATTGGCTAGGTTGACAGGGTCTCAGAGCGTTGAGGAAGCTAAACCGGTTGCAGTGGAGGTGGGTTTggttgcagagaagaagaagttgattGATGGGGGTGAGGATTTGCAGAGCAATCAGTCGACTTACAAGTGA